The following DNA comes from Ornithinimicrobium avium.
ACCGCCTGGACGGGCAGATCGACGACTACGCCCGCGCCCTTCCCGGGTTCGACCGGGTCGAGAAGTGGGTGTCCCCCGACGGTGACGTCGTCAACGCCATCTACTACTTCGCCGACCGGGAGTCGGTCGCGCAGCTGGCCCGCTTCCCCCGCCACCGCGAGGCCAAGGACCAGGTGCAGCGCTGGTATGAGGGGTACCGCATCGTCGTCAGCGAGATCAGCGCCACCTACGGCGACGGACGACTGGAGGCAACAGCGTGACTACCGAACAGCAGCGCACCCGCCCGGACAAACACCACTACGCCAGCCTTACCGGTGACACCTGGGCCGTGCACGGAGGCAACCACGCCGACGCGACCACCGGCGCGATCCGCACCCCGATCATCATGGCCAACTCCTACCTCCTGCCCCAGGACCCGACGACGATCGATGCCCCCGGCTTCGACGGCCTCGTCTACACCCGCGAGCACGGCGCCAACCAGCGCGGACTGGAGGAAAAGCTGGCAGCACTCGACCACGGCGAAGCTGCGGTCCTGTTCGGCACCGGCATGGCCGCCCTGCACGCCGCGTTCTTCACCGTCCTCAACCCCGGCGACCACGCGATCGTCTCCAACGTCGTCTACATGCGCGTCGCCGGGCTCTTCGACTCACTGCTCCCGGCCAAGCTCGGCATCGACGTCGACTTCGTCGACATCACCGACCTGAACGCCGTCCGTGACCTGGTGCGACCGAACACCCGGCTGATCCACACCGAAGTCATCGCCAACCCTGACCTGCGGGTCGCCGACATCGCCACCCTGGCGCAGATCGCCCACGCCAACGGGGCGGTGCTGACCGTGGACTCCACCCTCACCCCGCCAACCCTGGCGCGCCCGCTCGAGCACGGGGCAGACCTGGTCGTCCACTCACTGACGAAGTACTACAACGGACACGGCGACGCGATGGGCGGCGTCGTCATCGGGTCGTCCGCCCTGGTCGAGCAGATCCGCACCGGTGCGCTGCACCACGTGGGCGGGGCGATCTCGCCGTTCAACGCCTGGCTCATCATGCGCGGCTCCACCACCCTGCCCCTTCGGCTGCAACGGCACTGCGAGAACGCCCAGGCGGTGGCCGAGTTCCTGCTCGACGACCCCCGTGTCGCGCACGTCACCTACCCCGGCCTGCCCAACCATCCCCAGCTCGCGGCCGCCCAGCTGCGCGGCGGGTACGGCGGCATCGTCTCGTTCGCCCTAAATGGCCGGCACGAGGACCGCCTGCGTTTCGTCAACGACCTGCGGGTCATCACCTCCGCAGTCTCCCTCGGCCACGACGAGACCCTGGTCGCCTACGAGCAGTACCCCCAGGGCCCGGCAGCCGCGTTCGACCCGGTCTTCCAACAGCACGGGCTCATCCGACTCGCCATCGGCCTGGAAGCCACAGGCGACCTCATCGCCGACCTCGACGCAGCCCTCACCACCGCCTACGGGCCCCTCCCCTGAAGCCGGGCACGCAGGAACCACCCGCCAGAGACCAAATCCGTGTCCGACACGGTGCGGCAGACATCCCAGGTTCTGGCGGTGTCGAGCCGCGGTGCTGAGGTGGTGGGCCCAGGCGGTGTTCTCGTCGTAGAAGGTGCGGTGCCGGAGGCAGCCGTGGAGGATGCCGACCCAGCGGTTGGCGAGCTGGCGGAGCGCGGCTTGGTGACCGATGCCGCGGGCGCGCAGTGACTGGTAGTAGGCGCGGGCACCGGGCGAGCCGCGCATGGAGCAGAAGGCCCACTGCTGGACGGCGTCGCCGAGGCGGCGGTTGCGGGCGTACCTGGCCAGGACCACTTTCCGGGTGCCGGAGGCGCGGGTGATGGGCGCGGTGCCGGCGTAGGCCTTGCGACACTTGGCGTCGGCGTAGCGGTGGGGGTCGTCGCCGAACTCGCCGAGGATCCGGGCGCTGAGGATCACACCGAGACCGGGCAGGCTGGTGTAGATGTCAGCGTCCCGGTGCCGGCCAAAATGCTCGTCCACCACCTGCCCGAGCCGCTCGATCTGGGTGTTCAGCACGGTGATGAGCGCGACCTCGGAGGCCACGACCGCGGCGTAGGCGTCCTGCACCGGGTCAGGTCGTCGCAGCTCGGGTGCGGTCAGCACTTCCCGGATCGTCTCGGCGCGGGTGGTCACGTCGCGACGGTTCGCGGCGGTCAGGGCGCGGACGATCTTTGCCCGGGACAGCCTGGCGGCGGTGTCCGGGTCTGGTGCCAGGGCGAGCAGCTGCAGTGCCTCCGGGGCGTCCAGCTCCTCGAACGCCCTCATCGCGGCCGGGAAGAACTCCCGCAGCGCCGAGCGCAGGCGCAGCACGTGCCGGGTCCGGTCCCAGATCAGCGACTGGTGGGCGCGTGCGCTCACCTTGACCGCCTCCCCGGTGGCGCTGTCGCCGGCGACCGGGCGGTGGTGGGCCCGGTCCAGGCGGACGATCTCGGCCAGCAGGTGCGCATCCGCGGTGTCCGACTTCGCCCCTGAGGTCGAGTGCCGCTCCCGGTACCGAGCCACCGACATCGGGTACAACCCGTACACGGTGTACCCGGCCGCGACCAGCGCCCCGACCCACGGGCCACGGTCGGTCTCGATGCCGACCACCACCTGGGCGGCCGCGCTGGCCGGGTCAAGGTCGGCCCACTCCGGTGGTGCGTGCTCGCCGAGCACCGTGTGCAGCCGCGTCACCCCGGCCAGCCCCTCGGGTAGTCGCCTTCGCGCCAGCACCTTCCCGTGCTCGTCGACGATCTCGACGTCGTGGTGGTCCTCGGCCCAGTCATCACCCACGAACAACATCGCACCGTTCTCCTTCGCCTCGTCGCGACCTTCTGCTCAGCAGCGTGGAGGAGACTTCCGGCGTCCTACCTGGAGTATTCACTAGGGGAGTCGGGCAGGGCCGGTAAGTAGCGTGTCGCGGGGGTGAGGGTGTCCCTGACCTGGGAGAATACGGATTGTCTAGATCTGGATTCATACCCGGGAAGGGACACCCTCAAGGTGAAGCGTACAAGCGGGACGGCTGCTGCTGAGGCAGCCTGGTCGAAGAGCCTGCTGGTGAAGGCGGAAGGCGCTGGGACGGTGGCGCACGCGGGGGTGGTGCTGCCCCGGCTGCTGGCCGACCGGGTCGGGCTCACGGGCGCGTTCCGGGACGTGCTCGCCCGGCGTGGCTTCCGCCCGGGCCGGGACCGTGGCCGGGCGGTCACGGACACGGTCGCCGCGTTGGCGTCCGGGGCGCGGTGCCTGAGCGACGTGGAGGCGATGACCGCCCAGGTCGAGCTGTTCGGCCCGGCCGGTGGGGCCAGCGACACCACGGTGCTGCGGGTGCTGGGTGAGTACGCCGACCGACTCGGTGAGGACGGGCTGGCCGGGCGGGCGTTGGCGCGGGCCACCGCCAAGGTCCGCTCCCGCGCCTGGGAGCAGATCGTGGCCCGGCACGGGAGGCTGCCCGCGGTTCGGGTCGCCGGCAAGGACCTGACCCGCCCGGGCCGGGGTGAGGACGTGCCGGTGCTGGTGATCCGTCTGGACGCGACGGTGATCGCGGCCGCCTCGGCCAAGGAGGGCGCGGAGGCGAACTACAAGGGGTTCGGCTTCCACCCCCTCACCGCGTGGTGCTCGAACACGGGCGAGAACCTGGCGATGATGAACCGGGTCGGGTCGGCCGGCTCGTTCACCGCCGCCGACCACGTGAAGGTGCTGGACGCGGCGCTGGCCCAGGTGCCCGCGGCGCACCGCCGCGAGGTGCTGGTGAGCGTGGACGGGGCCGGTGCCTCCCACGGCCTCGTCGAGCACCTGGACGCCCTGAACACCGCTGGTCAGCACGGGCGACGCGGGCGAGGGGTGGAGTACTCCATCGGGTGGCCCGTCGATGCCCGCACCCGGTCCGCGATCGAGGCTACCGGCGAGGGTGACTGGTCAGCGGGGCTGACCGCGACCGGTGGGGCCGAGGAGCACGCGCAGGTCGTGGAGCTGACCGGGCTCCTACGACACAGTCACACCGGTGACCTGCTGTCGGGGTGGCCGGGCGACATGCGGATCTTCGCCCGCCGCACTCCGCGCTCACCCGGGGAGCAGGCGCAGCTGGGGCAGGACCCGAACTGGCGCTACGGCGCGTTCGCCACGAACACGCCCACCGGTCAGGTCCAGCACCTGGACGTCCGGCACCGCACCCAGGCGCACGTGGAGGACCGGATCAAGGAGCTCAAGGCCTGCGGGGCCACCCGGCTTCCCTCGACCTCCTACGACCGCAACAGTGCCTGGCTGCACCTGGCCGCCCACGCCGTCACCGTGCTGGCCTGGCTGCGGCTGCTCGCCCTGGAGGATGACCTCGCCGTCGCCGAGCCCAAGGCCCTGCGGTTCCGGCTGCTGTCCGCACCAGCCCGATACGTGCGCCACGCCAGGAAACGGGTGCTGAAGATCCCCACCGGATGGGCCTGGGCCACCCACCTCGCCGACGCGTTCGACCGCCTCCGCGCACTGCACCCGGCCTGACGACAGTGTCCTTGTCCACCCACCACCCCAGCACACCCGAGCAGTGGAACCCGGCGCCCACCCGAGCGGATCGGGCCCCGACCCTGCCCACCGCCACCGCGGCCACCCGGCGCGGACCGCGACACGAACTCAGGACCCCACATCACCGCCGTGAATCATCGAGGCAAGAGGCTGCGGAGTAGGAGTGTCCCCCTTCGCTGCTCCTCGTCACCCTGGCGCCCACCACAGTCTCGCACCAATGAACTACTCTTCCAGATTGATCGACGGCTCTTGGCACTTTTGCGTCATGATTGGCGCGTTGCTCTCCGCGGTGAGAAACGGTGTCCAGGGGGGACGCCCCTCTTGATAGTCCGCTAGGAATACTGCGAAGCTCACCGGCTCTTCTGGCGTGAACCCCTCGGCCACCAAACAGTCAAAGGCTTGGACGTTCTCGTCGTACAACCATCTGATCTCTGTCTCAGACAGTGGGGCAGCGGCCGCCCCATAGTCGACCACCTCGTCGCACTCCGCCGACGCCCGCTCGTAGGCTTCGTGCTGCCCGCCGACGTCCACCTGCAGCATGCCGTCGTCGATCATTTGCGACGGGAAGCCACGCTCCTCCAGGCACGCCTGCAACTGCAGTTGTGCTTCCCTCGCTGCCGCCCCCCGCAGCTTGCGAGACTCATCGATCGACAGGCCTGAAAGATTCCCACTTGACGTGGTGCGTTGGGTGCTGTCGCCCTGCCCTGCCCCGTCACCGCAGGAGCAGAGAATCACCGCTCCGCAGATAACCGCACAAAGGCGGGTCGCGCCGATGGGTCGTATTGCGAGGGGAGACCTACGCAACGCTTGGGGCATCAGGGGGTGCCATCACCACAGAACGCGTATGTTCCGGGCTTATCCAGGTTCACGCTCCCCGTGGCGGCCCAGTACCCTCCCGCGGCCATGCCCTTGACATTGTGTTGCCGCCAACTGGCATCGTAGGAGACGATGATGTACTGGCTACTTCCTGGCCCCATGATCTCACCCTTGCCGTACCAGCGAGCGTGGGTCCATGGGTCAGTCCATGAATTGCAGGAGCTGTCGTAGAACCACCCCGAATCACGGACCACGGCCAACGCCGGCGCAGCGGTTGACCCCACGATCAGCAGCGCCGCCGCCCCGGTAACGATCCCCTTGCTGAGCTTCTTCATCATTCTCCCCTGTTTTTTTTCGGTGTCCCGCGCCCTTGTCGAGCGCAGCATCCCAACCGAAGATACCCCCCTACGGGCTGGGCGTCCACTCTCGCCATGGAACTTGACGGCGGCTGTCCGAGGGCAGTGGCCCGGTCGTGGGGACGGCTACCTGGACGGCCGGCTGTGATGGCCAACGGAACCCGGCTCGGCAGTTGTTAGACGTCCCCAAGCGGGGTGAAACACCGTTTGACCTGCGACGATCTGAAGGTGGAGGTGGCGAGTTCAACGCGGCCGGTCGTGTGCTGGAGTCGAGGATGCTTGCCAACGATTTGTTGTCATCTAGCCAATCATTTTCCTGGGTGTTTGGCGCCGCTCCCAGGTGTCCGCTGCCGGGGCTCCTGTGTCGCTCTGGGCATCGTCCGGTGGGTGAGGCCCTTTTCCTGGAACCTGGCTTCGGTCCAGGGAGATCGACGTGGCGCGTAGACCTGGAGTATTCACTAGGGGAGTCGGGCAGGGCCGGTAAGTAGCGTGTCGCGGGGGTGAGGGTGTCCCTGACCTGGGAGAATACGGATTGTCTAGATCTGGATTCATACCCGGGAAGGGACACCCTCAAGGTGAAGCGTACAAGCGGGACGGCTGCTGCTGAGGCAGCCTGGTCGAAGAGCCTGCTGGTGAAGGCGGAAGGCGCTGGGACGGTGGCGCACGCGGGGGTGGTGCTGCCCCGGCTGCTGGCCGACCGGGTCGGGCTCACGGGCGCGTTCCGGGACGTGCTCGCCCGGCGTGGCTTCCGCCCGGGCCGGGACCGTGGCCGGGCGGTCACGGACACGGTCGCCGCGTTGGCGTCCGGGGCGCGGTGCCTGAGCGACGTGGAGGCGATGACCGCCCAGGTCGAGCTGTTCGGCCCGGCCGGTGGGGCCAGCGACACCACGGTGCTGCGGGTGCTGGGTGAGTACGCCGACCGACTCGGTGAGGACGGGCTGGCCGGGCGGGCGTTGGCGCGGGCCACCGCCAAGGTCCGCTCCCGCGCCTGGGAGCAGATCGTGGCCCGGCACGGGAGGCTGCCCGCGGTTCGGGTCGCCGGCAAGGACCTGACCCGCCCGGGCCGGGGTGAGGACGTGCCGGTGCTGGTGATCCGTCTGGACGCGACGGTGATCGCGGCCGCCTCGGCCAAGGAGGGCGCGGAGGCGAACTACAAGGGGTTCGGCTTCCACCCCCTCACCGCGTGGTGCTCGAACACGGGCGAGAACCTGGCGATGATGAACCGGGTCGGGTCGGCCGGCTCGTTCACCGCCGCCGACCACGTGAAGGTGCTGGACGCGGCGCTGGCCCAGGTGCCCGCGGCGCACCGCCGCGAGGTGCTGGTGAGCGTGGACGGGGCCGGTGCCTCCCACGGCCTCGTCGAGCACCTGGACGCCCTGAACACCGCTGGTCAGCACGGGCGACGCGGGCGAGGGGTGGAGTACTCCATCGGGTGGCCCGTCGATGCCCGCACCCGGTCCGCGATCGAGGCTACCGGCGAGGGTGACTGGTCAGCGGGGCTGACCGCGACCGGTGGGGCCGAGGAGCACGCGCAGGTCGTGGAGCTGACCGGGCTCCTACGACACAGTCACACCGGTGACCTGCTGTCGGGGTGGCCGGGCGACATGCGGATCTTCGCCCGCCGCACTCCGCGCTCACCCGGGGAGCAGGCGCAGCTGGGGCAGGACCCGAACTGGCGCTACGGCGCGTTCGCCACGAACACGCCCACCGGTCAGGTCCAGCACCTGGACGTCCGGCACCGCACCCAGGCGCACGTGGAGGACCGAATCAAGGAGCTCAAGGCCTGCGGGGCCACCCGGCTTCCCTCGACCTCCTACGACCGCAACAGTGCCTGGCTGCACCTGGCCGCCCACGCCGTCACCGTGCTGGCCTGGCTGCGGCTGCTCGCCCTGGAGGATGACCTCGCCGTCGCCGAGCCCAAGGCCCTGCGGTTCCGGCTGCTGTCCGCACCAGCCCGATACGTGCGCCACGCCAGGAAACGGGTGCTGAAGATCCCCACCGGATGGGCCTGGGCCACCCACCTCGCCGACGCGTTCGACCGCCTCCGCGCACTGCACCCGGCCTGACGACAGTGTCCTTGTCCACCCACCACCCCAGCACACCCGAGCAGTGGAACCCGGCGCCCACCCGAGCGGATCGGGCCCCGACCCTGCCCACCGCCACCGCGGCCACCCGGCGCGGACCGCGACACGAACTCAGGACCCCACATCACCGCCGTGAATCATCGAGGTCGAACACGTCGCGATTTGGGCCGGACACAAACGTGAACGCCCAATGATCTACCTCCCGCGTCTCGCTGGTGAGGGTCAAGTCGTCTCGGGATACGCGTTCGTACCTCGAGACGATGGACCACTTTGCAGCGTCCAACGCACTGTCATGTGACGGTCGCGGCGGAACCTGGCGGTTCAATCTTTGCAGCAACCAGCCGACGGCCGGCACGGCACCGACGACACCTAATGTGACGTTTAGGACCTCAAGGCCTCCTGCGCCGATCCC
Coding sequences within:
- a CDS encoding IS1380 family transposase, which gives rise to MRVSLTWENTDCLDLDSYPGRDTLKVKRTSGTAAAEAAWSKSLLVKAEGAGTVAHAGVVLPRLLADRVGLTGAFRDVLARRGFRPGRDRGRAVTDTVAALASGARCLSDVEAMTAQVELFGPAGGASDTTVLRVLGEYADRLGEDGLAGRALARATAKVRSRAWEQIVARHGRLPAVRVAGKDLTRPGRGEDVPVLVIRLDATVIAAASAKEGAEANYKGFGFHPLTAWCSNTGENLAMMNRVGSAGSFTAADHVKVLDAALAQVPAAHRREVLVSVDGAGASHGLVEHLDALNTAGQHGRRGRGVEYSIGWPVDARTRSAIEATGEGDWSAGLTATGGAEEHAQVVELTGLLRHSHTGDLLSGWPGDMRIFARRTPRSPGEQAQLGQDPNWRYGAFATNTPTGQVQHLDVRHRTQAHVEDRIKELKACGATRLPSTSYDRNSAWLHLAAHAVTVLAWLRLLALEDDLAVAEPKALRFRLLSAPARYVRHARKRVLKIPTGWAWATHLADAFDRLRALHPA
- a CDS encoding antibiotic biosynthesis monooxygenase, with the protein product MICCQFIFKPGTYDDDFHRLDGQIDDYARALPGFDRVEKWVSPDGDVVNAIYYFADRESVAQLARFPRHREAKDQVQRWYEGYRIVVSEISATYGDGRLEATA
- a CDS encoding trans-sulfuration enzyme family protein, whose product is MTTEQQRTRPDKHHYASLTGDTWAVHGGNHADATTGAIRTPIIMANSYLLPQDPTTIDAPGFDGLVYTREHGANQRGLEEKLAALDHGEAAVLFGTGMAALHAAFFTVLNPGDHAIVSNVVYMRVAGLFDSLLPAKLGIDVDFVDITDLNAVRDLVRPNTRLIHTEVIANPDLRVADIATLAQIAHANGAVLTVDSTLTPPTLARPLEHGADLVVHSLTKYYNGHGDAMGGVVIGSSALVEQIRTGALHHVGGAISPFNAWLIMRGSTTLPLRLQRHCENAQAVAEFLLDDPRVAHVTYPGLPNHPQLAAAQLRGGYGGIVSFALNGRHEDRLRFVNDLRVITSAVSLGHDETLVAYEQYPQGPAAAFDPVFQQHGLIRLAIGLEATGDLIADLDAALTTAYGPLP
- a CDS encoding IS1380 family transposase, which gives rise to MRVSLTWENTDCLDLDSYPGRDTLKVKRTSGTAAAEAAWSKSLLVKAEGAGTVAHAGVVLPRLLADRVGLTGAFRDVLARRGFRPGRDRGRAVTDTVAALASGARCLSDVEAMTAQVELFGPAGGASDTTVLRVLGEYADRLGEDGLAGRALARATAKVRSRAWEQIVARHGRLPAVRVAGKDLTRPGRGEDVPVLVIRLDATVIAAASAKEGAEANYKGFGFHPLTAWCSNTGENLAMMNRVGSAGSFTAADHVKVLDAALAQVPAAHRREVLVSVDGAGASHGLVEHLDALNTAGQHGRRGRGVEYSIGWPVDARTRSAIEATGEGDWSAGLTATGGAEEHAQVVELTGLLRHSHTGDLLSGWPGDMRIFARRTPRSPGEQAQLGQDPNWRYGAFATNTPTGQVQHLDVRHRTQAHVEDRIKELKACGATRLPSTSYDRNSAWLHLAAHAVTVLAWLRLLALEDDLAVAEPKALRFRLLSAPARYVRHARKRVLKIPTGWAWATHLADAFDRLRALHPA